The following are from one region of the Coffea eugenioides isolate CCC68of chromosome 2, Ceug_1.0, whole genome shotgun sequence genome:
- the LOC113760317 gene encoding neurofilament light polypeptide-like has product MTHRYCALVEEQDTGKLQNQISKLEKKLAVSESEKAELQRQLKEAEAKGEEAEVTMNSLRSALEEEQKRGDEVKKSHEQALNSVGASAVEAFRRSEAFTKDLGQLLTPNFMFGFTSGVDAAAAHLSSEALESLKDNDSYNEDSKELCDRMAEGLQAGRNLAEVQNEFNKWLSELDEVFEEGEEAGEDEAGGNIGEEHGEELHPGGGESGEKAAQDGAETGNGAETGV; this is encoded by the coding sequence ATGACACACCGGTACTGTGCTCTGGTCGAGGAGCAGGACACCGGCAAGCTGCAAAATCAGATCTCCAAGTTGGAGAAGAAATTGGCGGTGTCCGAGTCTGAGAAGGCCGAGCTCCAGAGACAGCTTAAGGAGGCCGAAGCTAAGGGTGAGGAGGCCGAGGTTACAATGAATAGTCTCAGATCGGCCCTCGAAGAAGAGCAGAAGAGGGGGGACGAGGTGAAGAAGTCTCATGAGCAAGCCCTCAACAGCGTTGGGGCCTCGGCAGTGGAAGCATTTCGGAGGTCTGAGGCCTTCACCAAGGATCTCGGCCAACTGCTCACACCAAACTTCATGTTCGGCTTCACGTCGGGTGTGGACGCGGCCGCAGCCCACCTCTCCTCCGAAGCCTTGGAGTCGTTGAAAGACAATGACAGCTACAATGAGGACTCCAAGGAGTTGTGCGACCGGATGGCCGAGGGCCTCCAGGCCGGAAGGAACTTGGCCGAAGTCCAGAACGAGTTCAACAAGTGGCTGTCCGAACTCGACGAAGTGTTCGAGGAGGGTGAAGAAGCTGGGGAAGATGAAGCCGGAGGGAACATCGGCGAGGAGCATGGAGAAGAACTTCACCCCGGCGGAGGAGAGTCCGGAGAGAAGGCTGCCCAGGATGGGGCTGAGACGGGTAATGGAGCCGAGACGGGGGTCTAG
- the LOC113760318 gene encoding monodehydroascorbate reductase 4, peroxisomal-like, translating into MQSSNTSVYAVGDVAAFPVKMFAETRRLEHVDSARKSARHAVAAIMEPEKTGEFDYLPFFYSRVFTLSWQFYGDNAGEVIHFGDFSGKTFGAYWINKGHLVGSFLEGGTKEQYEAIAKATRLKPAIEDLGELERQGLGFALTASQKPSSSSPPLVAGSSNLVIEKPLHAWYATAGVIVAASVATFAYWYGRRRRSKTGCDCFRNSDNSVNLCLPNSIRIEFEFEIW; encoded by the coding sequence ATGCAATCGAGCAACACTTCAGTCTATGCAGTTGGGGATGTTGCCGCTTTTCCAGTAAAAATGTTTGCTGAAACACGCAGACTTGAGCATGTAGATTCTGCGAGGAAGTCAGCAAGGCATGCTGTTGCTGCTATCATGGAGCCAGAAAAGACGGGTGAATTCGACTACCTGCCATTCTTCTACTCCCGCGTCTTCACATTGTCTTGGCAGTTTTATGGAGACAACGCAGGGGAAGTAATTCATTTTGGGGATTTCTCGGGAAAGACTTTTGGGGCTTATTGGATTAATAAGGGTCATCTTGTTGGTTCTTTTCTGGAGGGTGGAACCAAAGAGCAGTACGAAGCTATAGCCAAGGCCACGAGGCTTAAACCGGCAATTGAAGACCTGGGTGAGCTTGAGAGGCAGGGACTGGGATTTGCTTTGACAGCAAGCCAGAaaccatcatcatcatcacctCCTCTTGTTGCTGGCAGTTCTAATCTCGTCATCGAGAAACCATTACACGCTTGGTACGCAACTGCGGGTGTGATTGTGGCTGCATCAGTAGCAACCTTTGCATACTGGTATGGCAGGAGGCGACGAAGCAAAACAGGCTGCGATTGCTTCAGGAATTCGGACAATTCGGTCAATTTGTGTTTACCGAATTCAATCCGAattgaattcgaattcgaaatTTGGTAA